Genomic segment of Iocasia fonsfrigidae:
AGGGAGGATTTTATATGAAATCTACTGGCATAGTCAGGAAGATTGACGATTTAGGCAGAATGGTCATACCCATTGAACTGCGCAAGACAATGAATATCGATAAAAAAGACCCAATGGAGATCTATGTCGATGAAGAAAAAATTATACTTAAAAAATATGAACCAGCTTGTATCTTCTGTGGCAATGCAGATGACACCTTTGAATTTAAAGGAAAGGTTATCTGTCATGATTGTGCAGAAAGCATGTCTGAGTAACAGATCTCAGTAATTTTGTTAATGTTTACATAAATTAGCACCCTTACGTTCAGGGTGCTAATTTTTTTATTTATTTTTTTATTTATCTAGCAAAAATATGATCCCCAATACTGGCGACTACCGGTCTTGTTGAAATCCACTGAACATTGGTAGCAACTTTAGGATTATAGAAAAACAATGAACCATATGTTGGGTCATAGCCTAGCAGAGCCGCCCGGGCCGCATCAATAGAACTCTTCTGTGGATAGAAATTAGCCTGCCCATCTAAAAGACAGCTAAACTGATTCCTCTGTAAGATAACCTCCCTAATACTATTAGGAAAACTATCACTCTCAACACGATTAATAATAACCGCCCCAACAGCAACCTTACCCCTGAAACTCTCACCCCTAGCCTCACCATTAATAATACGGGCCAATAGAATTATTTCCTCTCTGGAAACATCCATTCTGCTTTCTAGACTACCTTTAGGCAAAGCCTGATAGGTTTCATCTCCAACAATCCCATCAGTCATTAAGCCCTTATCTCTTTGAAATAATTTAACAGCATTAGTGGTACCTTTTCCATATAAACCATCAATGACCCCATTATAATAAGATAATTCCTTTAATTTCCTCTGTAAAATAGCTACATCTGCTCCTTCATCACCATCCTTTAGTATCCTTTCACCAAAGATAAGATTATAGGCGGCAGATACCTCTAGTTGATAGACAACTACAAATAGACAGATCAGGAATATAAATAATATTTTCTTTTTCAAAGTCTTTAAAGTCATTTTTCTTCCCCCCTTTTAAAAAACATCCTTTCTAATAACCTCATTATACGGGTAGTAAAAAACTCCCTGCTGTTCATGGGGTCAACCAGTATAGTTACAAAACCCATTCGATTACCTCCAAACACATCAGTAAAAAGCTGGTCACCTATAACAACAATCTCCGATGAATTAAGTGCCATTACAGTTTGAGCCTTTCTAAAAGCCTTTCCTGCTGGTTTAACAGCCTGTCCAAAGGCAGGTAAATCAAGTTTCTCACTAAAATAATTAACTCTTTTAGCTGTACCATTAGAAACAAGGCAGATTTGAAAACCCCTATCTTTAATCTCACTAAACCAGTCGATAATCTCCTGTAATATCTCTTCCTCTGACCAGGGTACTATCGTATTATCTATATCACAGATAACCCCCTTAATACCCTGTTTTTTTAATAAGTCAAAATCAATTAAGAAAACATCCTGATAGTACTGATCTGGTTTTAACTTGTTAATCATTATACAGCACCTACTATTTTTTTATTATATACCATTTAGAATATTTTTATACATATCTTCTATATTACCTATATCATAAAATAAATCAAGTGAAATGTCAAATTAGTAAAAAAGAACCATAAATAGACCGGATATCCGGTCTATTTATTAAACAATCTGGCAAGCTCTTCTATTGCTTTTTTTTCTATTCTTGAAACATATGAGCGGGATATTCCCAGTATGGCTGCTACCTCCCGCTGTGTCAACTGCTCTCCATCAAGCAAGCCGTAACGTAATTGAATAACCTTTTTCTCTCTTTCTGATAAATTCTCCAATTTATAATATAGTTTCTCTTCATTAATCGTTTTCTCAACCTTATTAATAACTGAATCTTCATTACCTTCCAGAATATCTAATAGGGTTATTTCATTGCCTTCACGATCAGAACCAATTGATTCCTGCAA
This window contains:
- a CDS encoding AbrB/MazE/SpoVT family DNA-binding domain-containing protein; its protein translation is MKSTGIVRKIDDLGRMVIPIELRKTMNIDKKDPMEIYVDEEKIILKKYEPACIFCGNADDTFEFKGKVICHDCAESMSE
- a CDS encoding cell wall hydrolase produces the protein MTLKTLKKKILFIFLICLFVVVYQLEVSAAYNLIFGERILKDGDEGADVAILQRKLKELSYYNGVIDGLYGKGTTNAVKLFQRDKGLMTDGIVGDETYQALPKGSLESRMDVSREEIILLARIINGEARGESFRGKVAVGAVIINRVESDSFPNSIREVILQRNQFSCLLDGQANFYPQKSSIDAARAALLGYDPTYGSLFFYNPKVATNVQWISTRPVVASIGDHIFAR
- a CDS encoding YqeG family HAD IIIA-type phosphatase, with the protein product MINKLKPDQYYQDVFLIDFDLLKKQGIKGVICDIDNTIVPWSEEEILQEIIDWFSEIKDRGFQICLVSNGTAKRVNYFSEKLDLPAFGQAVKPAGKAFRKAQTVMALNSSEIVVIGDQLFTDVFGGNRMGFVTILVDPMNSREFFTTRIMRLLERMFFKRGEEK